In Exiguobacterium acetylicum, the genomic stretch AGTCGCTTCCGTTGATGCAATCGTTAAAGAGTTGCTCGATCGCCTGACGAAAGAAGTGCCAGATAAAAAAGTCGCCGTCATGGTGAATGGGATGGGTGGAACACCAGAATCCGAACTGTATATCACGTATAAATACGTCGCGGAAGAACTTCAGGCGCATGGGTATGAGATTGCCCGCTCGTTCGTCGGAAACTATATGACGTCGCTCGAGATGCACGGATTCTCAATCACGCTCTTACCAGTGGATGATGAACTGCTTGGTTATCTCGATGCAGAAACGAAAGCGATTGGATTCTAATTCAGATAAACGGGGTGTACAAAGATGAAGTTGACGACGGAACAGTTGCGAAGCGCGCTTATCAAAGCCGCGGAACAGATTGAACAGCACAAGGATGAATTGACGGACCTCGACCGGGAAATCGGCGACGGAGACCACGGAATCAATATGTCACGCGGCTTCCAAGCAGTCCAAAAGACGTTAGAAGAACACGGCGAGTATGAGGATTTAGGAGCTTTATCGAAAGAGGTCGGGATGACGCTGATCAAGACGGTCGGTGGGGCATCCGGTCCTTTGTACGGTACGGCATTCGTTAAGTTCGCTGGTGCGTTCAAAGGGAAAACAGAAGTCGAAGGTGCAGAACTCGCAGATGCTTTCCATGAAGCGACGGAAGGCATCAAATCGCGTGGGAAATCGGAATTCGGTCAAAAGACGATGGTCGATATCTGGACACCGTTCCAAGAGGCGCTCTCGCAAGAAGGGGATTTGAAAGCGGCAATCGATCAAGCGCTTGCTGATACGAAAGCGCGCATCGCAACGAAAGGGCGTGCGTCTTACTTCGGTGAAGCGACAGAAGGCGTCCAGGACCCAGGTAGTCTATCGAGTGCGTTGTTGCTCGGCGAAATCGCGGAGGTGCTTCATGGTTAATCTTGTACTCGTTTCCCATAGTGAAAAGCTCGCGACTGGACTAAAGGAACTGTTAGCAGAGATGGCACCGGATACGCCAGTCTTAATAGCGGCAGGTCTTGAGGATGGTAGCATTGGAACGGACGCGACGCGAATCGAAGAAACATTAAATACACTGGACGACGATGGAATCGTCTTAACGGATATCGGTTCTGCGACGATGAACACGGAATTGGCACTTGAACTATACAGTGGCGAACGGACGGTTCGGTTTATCGATGCACCCCTCGTCGAAGGGGCGTTTTTGGCGGCAGTCCTAAGCGGTCAGTCTAAATCCGTTGATGAGATTGAAGATGGATTGAAAAAAGAGTTTGGCAAATAAGTAATAAATCCTCCTTTGCGAGCAGGCGAAGGGGGATTTATTTCAATTTCTTTTATTCGTATTAAAACTTAGATGAGTGTTTCATGAATCAAAACGACTGGAGCCATTTTTCTAACCACTCTCTAGGCAAATGAATTGTAGCTAAATCAATGGTCTGTAATTCATTTAGAGTATAACTGTTAGCAAGATACATATCCCATTGTGCATCGATATCGTTTGCTACCTCAGTCGCTTGCTCACTTAACGGATAGCTCTCACGTCCGTCGGTTGCGATATGGTAATAATCGTTATGGTACACGTCTGTCATGTAGCAATAACACCAATCTGCTAGTTCTTCATGTGTGATGTTGCCATCTAGTGCGGCCTGAATGTGCTCTTTTAGCTGTTGATCCGAATAAGTAGGATTCATGATACACCTCTCGCTATATTTTCTATAAGATATCAAAAACCCGGTCCCTCTGCAAAAGGGACCGGGTCAATTGTTTTATTTTGATGGTTTGAAGACCATAGTCGCTTCCACCGCTTTTTGCCATCCAGCATAGCGTTGTTCGCGATCGTCTTCTTTCATCTCTGGTTTGAACTGGTGATCCAGCTTCCATTGTTGTTTGATTTCCGCTTTATCTTTCCAGTAACCAACAGCTAATCCAGCAAGGTAGGCTGCACCGAGTGCTGTCGTTTCGTTAATTTGCGGACGGTCAACAGGAACGCCGAGGATGTCCGATTGGAACTGCATCAAGAAGTTGTTGGCTACAGCACCACCGTCGACACGGAGTGTCTTCAGTTCGATACCAGAGTCTTGTTCCATCGCTGTCAATACGTCGCGTGTTTGATAAGCGAGTGATTCAAGCGTTGCCCGAACGAAGTGCTCCTTATCAGTTCCACGTGTTAATCCGAAGATTGCTCCACGAACATCTGAATCCCAGTACGGCGCACCAAGACCAACGAAAGCAGGAACGACATAAACACCGTCTGTTGAGTCGACTTTCGTTGCGTAACTTTCCGAATCTTTCGCGTGTTTCAACATCCGGAGTCCATCACGGAGCCACTGGATCGCAGAACCGGCGACGAAGATCGAACCTTCCAGCGCATATTCCACTTTTCCATCGACGCCCCAAGCGATCGTCGTCAAGAGTCCATGGTCAGAAGAAACAGCTTTCTCACCTGTGTTCATGAGCATGAAGCAACCTGTTCCGTATGTGTTTTTTCCTTCACCCGCTTCGAAGCACGTTTGACCGAAGAGTGCTGCTTGTTGGTCACCCGCAATACCAGCGATTGGCACTTCGTAACCGAAGAAGTGATACGGTACCGTTTTGTCGTAGACTTCACTCGACTGACGAACCTCTGGCAACATCGAAGCAGGAACACCTAGGATATCGAGTAACTCTTCATCCCATTTTTGTTCGTAGATGTTATACATCAATGTTCGTGAAGCGTTCGTGTAGTCCGTGATATGCGTTTTTCCACCAGAAAGTTTCCAAACGAGCCACGTATCGATCGTACCGAAGAGCAATTCACCGTTCTCTGCTTGCTCACGCGCACCTTCGACATTATCGAGGATCCATTTGACTTTCGTTCCAGAGAAGTAGGCATCAATCAGAAGTCCTGTTTTATCGCGGAACTTCTGGTTCAAACCTTGTTCTTTTAAGTCGTCACAGATACCAGACGTTTGACGCGATTGCCAAACGAGTGCGTGATAGACAGGTTTGCCTGTTTCTTTGTTCCAGACGACCGTCGTTTCACGTTGGTTCGTAATGCCGATTCCGGCGATTTGCTCAGGTTTGATATCTGCCGTTCCGAGTGCTTCGGCCATGACGGCAAGAATCGAACCCCAGATTTCGTTTGCATCATGCTCGACCCAGCCTGGTTGTGGGAAGTATTGCTTGAATTCCCGTTGTGCCGAGTTGACGATTTTCCCATCGTGATCGAAGATGATCGCACGTGAGCTTGTCGTCCCTTGGTCGAGTGCTAGGATATACTTGTTTTCCATTTCGAAATCCCCCTTGAGCGGTATGTGTTAGTGAGACGTGATCTTAGTAAATCAATTGATAGATGAACACAGCAATTGCCCCACCGATGATTGGACCAACGACAGGAATCCATGAATAGCCCCAGTCAGATGAACCTTTATTCGGAATCGGTAGGATAGCGTGCGCGATACGCGGTCCAAGGTCACGAGCCGGGTTGATGGCATACCCTGTTGTACCACCGAGCGAGAGACCGATGACGACGACGAGTAAACCGACGATGAGTGGTTTTAAGCCATCTCCGAACGTCGATAAACCGAGTGCTAAGATACCGAAGACGAGAACGAATGTCCCGATGATCTCAGAAATCAAGTTCGACGGCGTATGACGAATCGCTGGACCTGTTGCGAACACACCGAGTTTTGCAGCTTGATCATCAGTCGCTTCAAAATGTTTCATGTAATGAAGCCAAACGAGAATGGCGCCGATGAAAGCTCCGACAAGTTGTCCGGCAATGTAGATCGGAACGTCTGCCCACGGTAGGTCAGAGTTCAAAGCAAGTGCAATCGTCAATGCGGGGTTCAAGTGTGCTCCACTTTCAGCAGCGACGAATGCTGCTGTCATGACGGCAAGACCCCAAGCGAACGTGATGACGATCCATCCGCTGTTTTCCGATTTCGTCTTTTTCAAGACGACACCGGCGACGACTCCATCCCCGAGCAGGATAAGAATCATCGTACCGATCATTTCTAGTACAAAGTTATTCATGCAAAAACCCTCCCTTTGGATTAAAGCAGATAATGGCCTTTCTACTTTAAATTACTCCGATTTGAGAACGTTTTCAATACATATAATTGAAATATAGGAATGGAAATTTTTTATTTTGATGTTTAAAGATACGAAAAAGTGGATAAGAAAACACCTCTTCCTGCCTGCGAGCAAGCAAAAGAGATGTTACCGACGACGTTTTTTTCTTTTTTTAGGTCGAAACCAACTGCTGGAATAATCTAGTAGGATATGAATCGTACTCGCCACCATGATCCCGACGACGAATGCAGGCAGGGAAGCGAACCACGAATCAATCGTAGCAGAATCAAGAACCTGAAAATAGAGACTTAAAAATAGTAGCGGAATCAGAATCGCAGCACTATAAAGAAGCCGGATGATGTCTCCGATGATCAATCCGTGTGACCAGATTGAGCGGTGGGGCATGATCTTGACATAAGGCATCCAAAGGACTCGGAACGGTCCAAAGCGATAATACGGTTCTGATTTTAAATCGAGGTCGGGTGACAACCAAAGGGTACCGACAGCGATACCGATGGCGGTTGGTAACCAATCGGTTTGTTGCGTTGCGACCGAATACGCAACGTAACCCGTCAGTGCGACGGTATTGACGGTATCATGTACATTTCCTGATGGCATGAAAAAAGACCAGTCGTAACTGGTCCCTCCGTCAATGAATCGTCCGATACACGCCGATTACCTTACCAAGAATGGAGACATTATCGAAATACATCGGATCCATCGAGTCATTTTCTGGTTGTAGACGTACCTGTTGATCTTCTAAGAAGAACCGTTTCACCGTCGCTTCGCTATCTTCGGTCATAGCTACGACGATTTCTCCGTTTTCTGCTGTGTTTTGTTGGCGCACGATGACACGATCGCCGTCAAGAATACCTGCGTTAATCATCGATTCACCATCGATCGTCAACATGAAGACCGTTTCATTTCCTACATAATGTGCAGGGAGTGGGAACTGTTCCTCGATGTTTTCAATCGCTGTAATCGGAAGACCCGCTGTGACTTTCCCGATGACGGGAACATGGACGATGGCTTCCGTGATTTCTTCAGGCTTATCAAGCAATATCTCAATCGCACGTGGTTTCGTCGGGTCACGGCGAATCATTCCCCGTTTCTCGAGTCGATCCAAATGACCGTGTACCGTCGAGCTAGACGCGAGTCCGACTGCTTCTCCGATTTCACGAACTGATGGTGGATACCCCTTCAGTTTCACTTCAGAGACGATGTAGTCGAGAATCTCTTGTTGGCGCTTAGACATTTTCCGCATACGAATTGCCACCTCTTTCTGGATTGAAGTTTGAAATGTAAGAATATATGTTTCTAGATTCACTATAACATAGAACAAATGAGCGTACAAACAATTGTTCGACATTTTGTGTTGACCGAACACGGGTTCTGTGTTTATTATGAGTTATGCGAACAATTGTTCCGCGAACATTTATTCTAACTCATTCATTTCATATTTGGAGGGATTCATGATGATTCATACGATTCGTACTCATGCTTTTTCAATTCTCTTCTATGCCTTAAGTATTGCCTTCGTGATCTTTTTACTCACACCGCGCCCGGATGAAAAAGTGGCGCAACTGATGACTGCTTCCGTTACGGTCGATGAGAACGCCACAGTCGAACAAATTGCTGAAGTCTACAATGATGGTTCGATGTCAGATGAAGAATACGTCAACTGGTTGATTAAAAATAATGATGTCGAGACAAAACACGTCATCTCAAAAAGCAAAATCGTTGTACCAATCGCACAACAATGACAAAATGGAAAAGTTGTGAAAGAACGAACAGGGATGTGAGGTACGATGAAGGTCGTGATTTATTGTCGGGTGTCGACCGAAAAAGAAGCACAAGATAGTTCGATTGAACGCCAACGGATGGAACTTTCGAAGGTTGCGTCTCAAAAGGGTTTTGATGTCGTGGATGTCGTCTCTGAAAAAGAGAGTGGATATGACGTCGATCGGGAAGGGATGCTGACGGTTCTTGATCATGTGACACGTGACGCGGTAGATGCGGTCCTCGTGACGGATGATACACGGATTGGTCGTGGGAATGCGAAAATCGCTATTTTGCACACGTTTAAGAAGCACGGTGTTCGATTGATGACGCTTGATTCCGATGGAGAATACCAGCTTGCTGATGCAGAAGCAATGGTCCTTGAGATCGTCTCACTGGTGGAAGAATATCAACGGAAACTGCATAACGCAAAAATCGCGCGCGGCATGCGGCGAGCGGTCGAACAAGGCTTTCGCCCGGAACGAAATCTCAATCGCCAAGGAGAGAACGCCGGGCGTAGTCGAAAAGACGTACCAATCGAAGAAATCGTACGTCTTCGAGAACTCGGATTGACGTTTTCAGATATCGCCATTACGCTTCGCGGGATGGGACATGATATCTCAAAGGCAACAGTCAATCGTCGATATCTTGAATATCGCGAATTGACGCCTAGCCCGGAATGAGAAGCAAGTAACCCGTCGACTGACGCGGTTAACTTGCTTTTTTTAGTAAGCTCTTTTACAGTAAGAATACAATTGAACTACTCAAGTTTGAGTCATAGAGAAAGAGGGATTTCATGTTATCACAAGAACAATTAGATCGAATCAATGCATTAGCGAATAAATCAAAAGTCGAGCCGTTATCGGAAGCAGAAACAGCAGAACAAAAAGAGCTACGTGCAGCGTATCTCGCAGCATTCCGTGGATCGTTCAAAAACCAACTCATGGGCATGAAAATCGTCGATGAAGAGGGCACAGACGTAACACCTGAGAAATTAAAACAAGCACAAGAAGAAGAACGGAATAAACAATAATCGTTTGTTCCTTCTATAGAAGAAAGAGGTTTCGCGTTAAGCGGACCTCTTTTTTGTTTAGCGCTGTTAGATGAGGAAACATTGCACGATAGCAATACATCTTAATAACGATCTTTCATCAATTCATGCATCCTGTATGAGTCGATAGAACGGCTATAGATAGCGCATTCATTTTAATGTGACATACTATTTAGAAAAGTTGTATCACATTTAAGAGTGTGCTAAAATGAGTAGGAATTTGTGAAAAAGAGAGAGGATGATTGTTTTGACGAACATGACGACAGTAGAACAATTAGCAATTAATACGATTCGTACCTTATCGATTGATGCCGTACAAAAGGCGAATTCGGGTCACCCAGGTATGCCAATGGGAGCAGCGCCGATGGCATTCTCGCTTTGGGCGGATCATATGAACCACAACCCTAAAAATCCAGAATGGTTCAACCGCGACCGTTTTGTACTTTCAGCCGGACACGGTTCGATGCTTCTCTACTCACTCCTCCACCTATCGGGATATGATCTATCAATGGATGATCTTAAATCATTCCGTCAATGGGGATCAAAAACACCAGGTCACCCGGAATACCGTCACACGGCTGGTGTAGATGCGACAACAGGTCCACTTGGTCAAGGGATTGCAATGGCAGTTGGTATGGCGATGGCAGAACGTCATCTTGAAGCAAAATACAACCGTGACGATCTCAACGTCGTCGATCACTTCACATACGGAATTTGTGGAGATGGAGACTTAATGGAAGGTGTCTCAGCTGAGGCGGCTTCACTCGCAGGTCACCTTGGTCTTGGTAAATTGGTCGTATTGTACGATTCAAACGATATCTCACTTGACGGCGATCTCGATAAATCATTCTCTGAAAACGTCCAGAAGCGCTTCGAAGCGTACAACTGGCAAGTCATTCGCGTAGAAGACGGAACGGATATCGATTCGATTTCGAAAGCGATCGCGGCGGCACAAGCAGAGACGACAAAACCAACGTTGATCGAAGTCAAGACAGTCATCGGCTTCGGTTCACCGAACAAGTCAGGGAAATCGGCTTCTCACGGTGCACCACTCGGTGAAGCGGAAATCAAATTAACGAAAGCAAGCTACGTTTGGGATCACGAAGAGTTCTACGTGCCTGAAGAAGTTAAGTCATTGTTTGACGAGCGGATCGTCCAACGTGGTGCTTCTGCAGAAGACGCATGGAACGAGACGATGAAACAATACGAAGCAGCGCATCCAGAATTGCATGCTGAACTCGTTCGCGCAATCGCAAACGAATTGCCAAGCAACTGGGAAGCAGATCTTCCGACGTACGACTTGTCATCGAAAAAAGCGACACGCCAAACGAGTGGTGAAGTCTTGAACGGTCTTGCGAAGAACGTTCCGACATTGTTCGGTGGTTCAGCTGACCTTGCAGGATCGAACAACACGATGCTCAAAGGCGAAGCAGACTTCGATATCGACCCAAGCGGTCGTAACATCTGGTTCGGAGTACGTGAATTCGCAATGGCTGCGGCTGTCAACGGTATGGCGCTTCACGGTGGCGTCATTCCTTACGGCGCGACATTCTTCGTCTTCTCGGATTACCTCCGTCCAGCGGTTCGTTTAGCAGCATTAATGGGACTTCCATCAATCTTCGTCTTGACGCACGACTCGATCGCTGTCGGAGAAGATGGTCCAACACACGAGCCAGTCGAGCACTTGATGAGCTTCCGTGCAATGCCGAACGTCACGATCTACCGTCCAGCAGACGGAAAAGAGACGATCGCAGCATGGAAAACAGCGGTTCAAGCAAAAGACAAACCGACACTTCTCGTCTTGACGCGTCAAGGTCTTCCTGAACTTGAAGGTACGACGACAGAGGGCGCTGAAAAAGGTGGTTATGTCATCGCTGGTGACGTCACGAAAGCTGATACGCTCTTGATCGGTACGGGTTCAGAAGTTCACCTTCTTGTCGAAGCACAAAAAGAACTTGGTGAATCAGCAGCTGTCGTTTCGCTTCCATCATGGGAAGTATTCGAAGCACAGTCAGCAGAGTACAAAGAATCAGTTCTTCCGAAACACATCACGAAACGTGTCGCGATCGAAGCAGGCGCTTCGCTTGGTTGGTACAAATATGTAGGAACAGAAGGACAAGTCATCGGAATCGATCGTTTCGGCGCATCTGCTCCTGGAGACTTCCTCTTGAAAGAATACGGCATGTCTGTTGAGAACGTTTTAGCGACAGTCAAACAACTCGGATAATCTTTTCCGGAAAAACGGGTCCGATCTTACGTCGGGCTCGTTTTTCATCTATTATCATCTATGCAAACAATTGGAATTATAGTATAGTAAAAAGCGACGTTTTAAGTTAGAGGAGGAAGCAACTTGGCTACATGGATTTGGATTTTAATTGCCCTTCTTTGCTTGGTAGCAGGTGTCGCCCTTGGTTTCTATATCGCTCGTCGATACATGATGAACTACTTGGAGCAAAACCCACCAATCAACGAAGATATGATTAAGACATTGATGATGCAAATGGGTCAAAAGCCATCACAAAAGAAAGTCAACCAAGTGATGCGTTCAATGAGTGGTTCAATGAAATCACCTAAAAAATAAGCTGTACGAAAGGGGACCAAATGGTCTCCTTTTTGTTTGCTATTTTTTAGAAAGAGCACTAATCTAAAATGTGAGACTATTTCAAATAATCATAGGATTTAAAAAAGGGGGGAGACTTGAATGGGAGTCTTCAGGAAACTCGGTTGGTTTTTCCGACGAGAATGGAAAGCGTATAGTCTTGGGGTCGTCTGCTTGATTTTTGTAGCAGCGTTAGAACTCATTCCACCGAAGATCATCGGGACGACAGTCAATGGTCTAAGCGAGGGGAGCTTGACGAAGAATGATTTGATTCGTCTCGCAGGTACATTGTTGCTCATCGGGGTCGCGACATATATCATTCGTTATTTTTGGCGCTTTTATATCTTTGGGGCATCGATTCGTCTCGGTCGATTATTGCGCAGCCAACTGTATGGACATTTTTCAGATTTGGATCAATCGTTCTATAAGAAATATC encodes the following:
- the lexA gene encoding transcriptional repressor LexA, whose amino-acid sequence is MRKMSKRQQEILDYIVSEVKLKGYPPSVREIGEAVGLASSSTVHGHLDRLEKRGMIRRDPTKPRAIEILLDKPEEITEAIVHVPVIGKVTAGLPITAIENIEEQFPLPAHYVGNETVFMLTIDGESMINAGILDGDRVIVRQQNTAENGEIVVAMTEDSEATVKRFFLEDQQVRLQPENDSMDPMYFDNVSILGKVIGVYRTIH
- a CDS encoding DUF896 domain-containing protein — encoded protein: MLSQEQLDRINALANKSKVEPLSEAETAEQKELRAAYLAAFRGSFKNQLMGMKIVDEEGTDVTPEKLKQAQEEERNKQ
- the tkt gene encoding transketolase, encoding MTTVEQLAINTIRTLSIDAVQKANSGHPGMPMGAAPMAFSLWADHMNHNPKNPEWFNRDRFVLSAGHGSMLLYSLLHLSGYDLSMDDLKSFRQWGSKTPGHPEYRHTAGVDATTGPLGQGIAMAVGMAMAERHLEAKYNRDDLNVVDHFTYGICGDGDLMEGVSAEAASLAGHLGLGKLVVLYDSNDISLDGDLDKSFSENVQKRFEAYNWQVIRVEDGTDIDSISKAIAAAQAETTKPTLIEVKTVIGFGSPNKSGKSASHGAPLGEAEIKLTKASYVWDHEEFYVPEEVKSLFDERIVQRGASAEDAWNETMKQYEAAHPELHAELVRAIANELPSNWEADLPTYDLSSKKATRQTSGEVLNGLAKNVPTLFGGSADLAGSNNTMLKGEADFDIDPSGRNIWFGVREFAMAAAVNGMALHGGVIPYGATFFVFSDYLRPAVRLAALMGLPSIFVLTHDSIAVGEDGPTHEPVEHLMSFRAMPNVTIYRPADGKETIAAWKTAVQAKDKPTLLVLTRQGLPELEGTTTEGAEKGGYVIAGDVTKADTLLIGTGSEVHLLVEAQKELGESAAVVSLPSWEVFEAQSAEYKESVLPKHITKRVAIEAGASLGWYKYVGTEGQVIGIDRFGASAPGDFLLKEYGMSVENVLATVKQLG
- a CDS encoding YneB family resolvase-like protein, producing MKVVIYCRVSTEKEAQDSSIERQRMELSKVASQKGFDVVDVVSEKESGYDVDREGMLTVLDHVTRDAVDAVLVTDDTRIGRGNAKIAILHTFKKHGVRLMTLDSDGEYQLADAEAMVLEIVSLVEEYQRKLHNAKIARGMRRAVEQGFRPERNLNRQGENAGRSRKDVPIEEIVRLRELGLTFSDIAITLRGMGHDISKATVNRRYLEYRELTPSPE
- the yneA gene encoding cell division suppressor protein YneA; translated protein: MIHTIRTHAFSILFYALSIAFVIFLLTPRPDEKVAQLMTASVTVDENATVEQIAEVYNDGSMSDEEYVNWLIKNNDVETKHVISKSKIVVPIAQQ
- a CDS encoding YneF family protein, which codes for MATWIWILIALLCLVAGVALGFYIARRYMMNYLEQNPPINEDMIKTLMMQMGQKPSQKKVNQVMRSMSGSMKSPKK
- the glpK gene encoding glycerol kinase GlpK, with product MENKYILALDQGTTSSRAIIFDHDGKIVNSAQREFKQYFPQPGWVEHDANEIWGSILAVMAEALGTADIKPEQIAGIGITNQRETTVVWNKETGKPVYHALVWQSRQTSGICDDLKEQGLNQKFRDKTGLLIDAYFSGTKVKWILDNVEGAREQAENGELLFGTIDTWLVWKLSGGKTHITDYTNASRTLMYNIYEQKWDEELLDILGVPASMLPEVRQSSEVYDKTVPYHFFGYEVPIAGIAGDQQAALFGQTCFEAGEGKNTYGTGCFMLMNTGEKAVSSDHGLLTTIAWGVDGKVEYALEGSIFVAGSAIQWLRDGLRMLKHAKDSESYATKVDSTDGVYVVPAFVGLGAPYWDSDVRGAIFGLTRGTDKEHFVRATLESLAYQTRDVLTAMEQDSGIELKTLRVDGGAVANNFLMQFQSDILGVPVDRPQINETTALGAAYLAGLAVGYWKDKAEIKQQWKLDHQFKPEMKEDDREQRYAGWQKAVEATMVFKPSK
- the dhaM gene encoding dihydroxyacetone kinase phosphoryl donor subunit DhaM, with protein sequence MVNLVLVSHSEKLATGLKELLAEMAPDTPVLIAAGLEDGSIGTDATRIEETLNTLDDDGIVLTDIGSATMNTELALELYSGERTVRFIDAPLVEGAFLAAVLSGQSKSVDEIEDGLKKEFGK
- the dhaL gene encoding dihydroxyacetone kinase subunit DhaL, giving the protein MKLTTEQLRSALIKAAEQIEQHKDELTDLDREIGDGDHGINMSRGFQAVQKTLEEHGEYEDLGALSKEVGMTLIKTVGGASGPLYGTAFVKFAGAFKGKTEVEGAELADAFHEATEGIKSRGKSEFGQKTMVDIWTPFQEALSQEGDLKAAIDQALADTKARIATKGRASYFGEATEGVQDPGSLSSALLLGEIAEVLHG
- a CDS encoding metal-binding protein; amino-acid sequence: MPSGNVHDTVNTVALTGYVAYSVATQQTDWLPTAIGIAVGTLWLSPDLDLKSEPYYRFGPFRVLWMPYVKIMPHRSIWSHGLIIGDIIRLLYSAAILIPLLFLSLYFQVLDSATIDSWFASLPAFVVGIMVASTIHILLDYSSSWFRPKKRKKRRR
- a CDS encoding MIP/aquaporin family protein, which gives rise to MNNFVLEMIGTMILILLGDGVVAGVVLKKTKSENSGWIVITFAWGLAVMTAAFVAAESGAHLNPALTIALALNSDLPWADVPIYIAGQLVGAFIGAILVWLHYMKHFEATDDQAAKLGVFATGPAIRHTPSNLISEIIGTFVLVFGILALGLSTFGDGLKPLIVGLLVVVIGLSLGGTTGYAINPARDLGPRIAHAILPIPNKGSSDWGYSWIPVVGPIIGGAIAVFIYQLIY